The Macrobrachium nipponense isolate FS-2020 chromosome 19, ASM1510439v2, whole genome shotgun sequence genome contains a region encoding:
- the LOC135212529 gene encoding cuticle protein CP575-like: MKVLVILTLCLVALAAARPSDIVDFELDNHEQEQEGQPGRAVEGEYSWVAPDGNEYYVKYVADHLGYRVVDDNVVPEAPEADFPEVEDDE; encoded by the exons ATGAAGGTCCTG GTCATCCTCACTCTCTGCCTTGTGGCCCTCGCAGCCGCACGTCCTTCAGACATCGTGGACTTCGAGTTGGACAACCACGAGCAGGAGCAGGAGGGTCAGCCAGGAAGGGCCGTCGAGGGCGAGTACTCCTGGGTAGCGCCCGACGGCAACGAGTATTACGTCAAGTACGTCGCCGACCACCTCGGCTACAGGGTCGTCGATGACAACGTCGTGCCCGAAGCCCCTGAGGCGGACTTCCCCGAGGTCGAGGATGACGAATAG